In a single window of the Arcobacter sp. CECT 8986 genome:
- a CDS encoding Hcp family type VI secretion system effector, with amino-acid sequence MNNPIFISIKGSTQGLITEGTFTPESVGNSYQKGHENEALIKGFSHDIKIPRDPQSGQPSGQRVHEPLVISKIFDKCSPLLYNALTKGETLTEVELKWYRTSYAGKPEHYFTIKLEDAVIVDISSYMDNEEGLEKTQVAPYEKVAFAYRKITWRHETASTSGEDDWRIGVGLNA; translated from the coding sequence ATGAACAATCCAATTTTTATTTCGATAAAAGGTAGTACACAAGGTTTAATTACTGAAGGTACTTTTACTCCAGAGTCTGTTGGTAACTCTTACCAAAAAGGTCATGAAAATGAAGCTTTAATAAAAGGTTTTTCACATGATATTAAAATTCCAAGAGATCCACAGTCTGGTCAACCATCAGGACAAAGAGTTCATGAACCATTGGTTATTTCAAAAATTTTTGATAAGTGTTCACCTCTTTTATACAATGCATTAACAAAAGGTGAGACTTTAACAGAAGTAGAATTAAAATGGTATAGAACAAGTTATGCTGGTAAACCAGAACATTATTTTACAATCAAATTAGAAGATGCTGTTATCGTGGATATCTCTTCTTATATGGATAATGAAGAAGGGCTTGAAAAAACTCAAGTTGCTCCATATGAAAAAGTAGCATTTGCATATAGAAAAATTACATGGAGACATGAAACAGCAAGTACTTCAGGTGAAGATGACTGGAGAATTGGTGTTGGACTTAACGCTTAA
- a CDS encoding PP2C family protein-serine/threonine phosphatase, whose translation MKFESSYFTHPGYVRDLNEDSFFCDDQNSLWVVCDGMGGHNNGNFASRLITDLFDDIFFTDSFNTNLELIQDCLVQAHKILQRKVDNSSSNNIMGTTIVLLYIFGNRAVCIHCGDSRCYLYKNGLKCLTKDHAKQLNGQKVLTSAINAPNKKLTFEKKSFNIENSDKFLLCSDGLYDFINEDVISYSMKQKNIDKSMNILIKNVLKTKAEDNITAILISRSSD comes from the coding sequence ATGAAGTTTGAAAGTTCATATTTTACACATCCTGGGTATGTTAGAGATTTAAATGAAGACTCATTCTTTTGTGATGACCAAAATTCTTTATGGGTTGTTTGTGATGGAATGGGTGGACATAATAATGGCAATTTTGCTAGTAGATTAATTACAGATTTATTTGATGATATATTTTTTACAGATTCTTTTAATACTAACCTAGAATTGATTCAAGATTGTTTAGTTCAAGCACATAAAATATTGCAAAGAAAAGTTGATAACTCTAGTTCAAATAATATAATGGGTACAACAATTGTTTTATTATATATTTTTGGAAATAGGGCAGTTTGCATTCATTGTGGAGATAGTAGATGCTATTTATATAAAAATGGATTAAAGTGTTTGACAAAAGATCATGCAAAACAATTAAATGGACAAAAAGTATTAACATCTGCTATTAATGCACCAAATAAAAAGTTAACTTTTGAAAAAAAATCTTTTAATATCGAAAATAGTGATAAATTTTTACTTTGTAGTGATGGATTGTATGATTTTATTAATGAAGATGTAATCTCTTATTCTATGAAACAAAAGAATATAGATAAAAGTATGAATATATTAATAAAAAATGTTTTAAAAACTAAAGCTGAAGATAATATTACTGCGATATTAATTTCAAGGAGTTCAGATTGA
- a CDS encoding serine/threonine-protein kinase, protein MKELLKQIKKDSKVLNENEKVTILNKRYILKQLVGTGGLCDVYKADDIYDLHFNKESKIVAKIPNENLKSYKDIDSLLYSEYTFLKKLNHKNIVKVLDFGIDKKSNMPYIILEYIEGKLLKDIPFFEMSNKFKLNILKTLVSLVEYIHSNNIIHADINPSNIIIDKNNNLTLIDFGISKSINTQENIELDYTKVKAYNPKYCAPELLDNQLPSIQSDNFSVASICFEIFTTNCIEKANEKIILNNFEKIPFLLKKWFRDNLSYKKYDRTVNKSDIYNKIVKFFYFN, encoded by the coding sequence TTGAAAGAACTTTTAAAACAAATAAAAAAAGATAGTAAAGTTCTAAATGAAAATGAAAAAGTTACTATCTTAAATAAAAGATATATTTTAAAGCAATTAGTTGGTACGGGTGGATTATGTGATGTGTATAAAGCAGATGATATTTATGATTTACATTTTAATAAAGAATCAAAAATAGTTGCAAAAATACCAAATGAGAATCTTAAAAGTTATAAAGATATAGACTCTTTATTATATAGTGAATATACTTTTTTAAAAAAGTTAAATCATAAAAATATAGTAAAAGTTCTTGATTTTGGTATTGATAAAAAATCAAATATGCCTTATATTATTCTTGAATACATTGAAGGAAAGTTATTAAAAGATATTCCCTTTTTTGAGATGTCAAATAAGTTTAAATTAAACATATTAAAAACTTTAGTCTCTTTAGTAGAATATATACATTCAAACAATATTATACATGCAGATATAAATCCCTCAAATATAATAATAGATAAAAATAATAACCTAACACTTATAGATTTTGGTATATCAAAATCTATAAATACTCAAGAAAATATTGAATTAGACTATACAAAAGTAAAAGCTTACAATCCTAAATATTGTGCCCCAGAGCTTTTAGATAATCAATTACCATCCATTCAATCTGATAATTTTTCTGTTGCAAGTATATGTTTTGAGATATTTACTACAAATTGTATAGAAAAAGCGAATGAAAAAATTATTTTAAATAATTTTGAAAAGATACCTTTTTTATTAAAAAAGTGGTTTAGAGATAATTTATCATATAAAAAATACGATAGAACTGTAAATAAAAGTGATATTTACAATAAAATTGTAAAATTTTTCTATTTTAATTGA